A DNA window from Anaerocolumna sp. AGMB13020 contains the following coding sequences:
- the hprK gene encoding HPr(Ser) kinase/phosphatase — translation MYTVQLSKLIEKMNLENLTPDLEIRHIKLSQPDVNRPALQLAGFFDYFDSERVQVIGHVENAYLQKITEDEVVILSKLMDYKVPCIVFCRNIEVKDAIIKLAYEKGVPILRSAKTTSSFMAEVIRWLNVELAPRISIHGVLVDVYGEGILITGESGIGKSEAALELIKRGHRLVTDDVVEIKKVSDDTLIGTAPDITRHFIELRGIGIINVKTLFGVESVKNTQSIDLVIKLEEWNRDKEYDRLGLEEQYTEFLGNKVVCHSIPIRPGRNLAIIVESAAVNYRQKKMGYNAAQELYNKVTNNLMKKQRPDEEEY, via the coding sequence ATGTATACGGTACAATTATCAAAACTGATTGAAAAGATGAACCTTGAAAATCTCACCCCGGACTTAGAAATCAGACATATCAAGCTGTCACAGCCGGATGTTAACAGACCGGCCTTACAGCTGGCAGGATTTTTTGATTATTTTGATTCCGAACGGGTGCAGGTAATCGGACATGTAGAAAATGCATATCTGCAGAAGATTACTGAAGATGAAGTAGTGATACTCTCAAAGCTTATGGATTATAAGGTGCCCTGTATTGTATTTTGCAGGAATATAGAAGTAAAAGATGCTATTATAAAGCTTGCTTACGAGAAAGGTGTACCCATCTTAAGGAGTGCCAAGACCACCTCATCTTTTATGGCGGAGGTAATTCGTTGGCTGAATGTTGAACTCGCACCCCGTATATCCATCCATGGTGTATTGGTAGATGTATATGGTGAAGGAATCCTGATTACCGGTGAGAGTGGAATCGGTAAAAGTGAAGCTGCCCTGGAGCTGATCAAAAGAGGACATCGTCTTGTAACCGACGATGTTGTAGAGATCAAAAAGGTCAGTGATGACACGTTAATTGGAACAGCACCTGATATCACAAGACATTTTATTGAGCTTCGCGGTATCGGTATCATAAATGTAAAAACACTATTTGGTGTGGAAAGTGTAAAGAATACACAGTCAATCGACCTTGTAATAAAGTTGGAGGAATGGAACAGAGATAAAGAATATGACCGTTTAGGACTGGAAGAACAGTATACGGAATTCTTAGGAAACAAAGTAGTATGCCATTCCATTCCCATAAGACCGGGCCGTAATCTCGCCATTATCGTAGAATCAGCCGCAGTTAACTACAGACAGAAGAAGATGGGTTATAATGCCGCTCAAGAACTCTATAATAAGGTGACCAACAACTTAATGAAGAAACAAAGACCCGATGAGGAAGAGTATTAA
- the pfkA gene encoding 6-phosphofructokinase yields MAKEIKTIGILTSGGDAPGMNAAIRAVVRTALANGLNVKGIRRGFSGLLEEDIIDMDGRSVSDIIQRGGTVLYTARSKEFMTSEGQDKGAEICRKHGIDGVVVIGGDGSFQGAGKLAARGINTIGLPGTIDLDISCTDYTIGFDTAVNTAMEAIDKVRDTSTSHERCSIIEVMGRNAGYIALWCGIANGAEDILITERYDHNEQHIIDNIIHRKQAGKKHHIIVNAEGIGDSYGMAKRIEAATGIETRATIIGHIQRGGSPTCMDRVYASTMGSIAVDLLCQGATNRVVGYRNGQYVNYDIEEALAMTKDIDQYMYDMAQKLSQ; encoded by the coding sequence ATGGCAAAAGAAATTAAAACAATAGGTATACTGACAAGTGGTGGTGATGCCCCCGGAATGAACGCAGCTATCAGAGCTGTTGTCAGAACTGCATTGGCAAATGGATTAAATGTTAAAGGAATCCGTAGAGGTTTCAGCGGTTTATTAGAAGAAGATATTATAGATATGGACGGAAGAAGTGTATCTGATATCATTCAGCGCGGCGGTACCGTTCTTTATACTGCCAGAAGTAAGGAGTTCATGACTTCTGAAGGCCAGGATAAAGGTGCAGAGATCTGCAGAAAACATGGTATTGACGGAGTAGTTGTAATCGGCGGAGACGGATCTTTCCAGGGTGCAGGCAAGCTTGCTGCAAGAGGCATTAATACCATTGGACTTCCTGGAACCATTGATCTTGATATTTCATGTACAGATTACACCATTGGTTTTGATACAGCTGTTAATACAGCGATGGAAGCAATTGATAAGGTCAGGGATACTTCCACTTCCCACGAAAGATGCAGCATTATTGAAGTAATGGGAAGAAATGCAGGTTATATCGCTTTATGGTGCGGTATTGCAAACGGAGCAGAGGATATCCTTATAACAGAGAGATATGATCATAACGAACAGCATATTATAGATAATATCATTCATAGGAAGCAGGCAGGCAAGAAGCATCATATTATTGTTAATGCTGAAGGAATCGGCGATTCTTACGGCATGGCAAAAAGAATTGAAGCAGCTACCGGAATAGAGACCAGAGCAACTATCATCGGACATATACAAAGAGGCGGAAGTCCTACATGTATGGACAGGGTATATGCATCTACTATGGGCTCTATTGCTGTTGATCTTCTTTGTCAGGGTGCAACCAACCGTGTCGTTGGATACAGAAACGGACAATACGTAAATTACGATATTGAGGAAGCACTTGCTATGACAAAGGATATTGACCAGTATATGTACGACATGGCACAAAAATTATCTCAATAA
- the murB gene encoding UDP-N-acetylmuramate dehydrogenase — MSEVLYQKLQNLLKREQIRINEPLAKHTTFQIGGPADYLLLPEKDTQVAEAVVLCKEEGIPFFILGKGSNLLVSDEGYRGVIIKLAENFSHIDIKGNKVTAQSGASLYDMADSIAEHGLCGFEFASGIPGTLGGAVTMNAGAYGGEMKDIITDAVVMDLNGNKHYLKKEELRLGYRKSVVQEEHMVVLEASFLLEAGREEDIRAGIAELTRKREEKQPLEYASAGSTFKRPEGYFAGKLIMDSELRGYQVGNAQVSEKHCGFVINKGGATAQEVYTLIQDVIRIVYEKQGVRLEPEVRLLGDFGNKKGKASK, encoded by the coding sequence ATGAGTGAGGTACTTTATCAGAAATTACAGAACCTATTGAAGCGGGAGCAGATAAGGATAAATGAACCTCTTGCAAAACATACAACCTTTCAAATTGGCGGCCCGGCAGATTATCTGTTATTACCGGAGAAGGATACTCAGGTAGCAGAAGCTGTGGTGCTGTGTAAAGAAGAAGGAATTCCTTTTTTCATTCTTGGAAAAGGAAGTAATCTTTTAGTCAGCGATGAAGGTTACCGGGGAGTGATTATAAAGCTTGCGGAGAACTTCAGTCATATAGATATCAAAGGTAACAAAGTTACAGCACAATCTGGAGCTTCTCTTTATGATATGGCAGACAGTATAGCGGAGCATGGGCTCTGCGGCTTTGAATTTGCAAGCGGCATACCTGGAACCTTAGGAGGCGCTGTTACTATGAATGCAGGTGCCTATGGCGGTGAAATGAAAGATATAATAACAGATGCCGTAGTCATGGACCTTAATGGAAACAAGCATTACCTTAAGAAAGAAGAACTGCGATTAGGGTACCGCAAGAGTGTTGTACAGGAGGAACATATGGTAGTGTTAGAAGCCTCCTTTCTTCTGGAAGCCGGAAGAGAAGAAGACATTCGTGCCGGTATTGCAGAGCTTACCAGAAAAAGAGAAGAAAAGCAGCCTTTAGAGTATGCAAGTGCAGGCAGTACCTTTAAGAGACCGGAGGGTTATTTTGCCGGTAAGCTTATTATGGATTCAGAGCTAAGAGGCTATCAGGTCGGTAATGCACAGGTATCTGAAAAACACTGTGGTTTTGTAATTAACAAAGGCGGAGCCACAGCCCAGGAGGTCTATACCCTGATTCAGGATGTGATCCGTATTGTCTATGAGAAACAGGGCGTCAGACTGGAACCGGAAGTTAGGTTACTTGGAGATTTCGGTAATAAGAAAGGCAAGGCCAGCAAATGA
- a CDS encoding ROK family glucokinase yields MGSICFGIDIGGTSVKLGLFTQEGELLDNWEIPTRKEDKGSFILQDVAASVEAKIKEKSLNKEDIVGIGIGVPGPVTEDGTVVQCVNLGWGTFNVANEMKALTGFETKVGNDANVAALGEMWQGGGKGYKNIIMVTLGTGVGGGVILDGNILTGSNGAAGEIGHITVSYDETESCNCTKHGCLEQFASATGIVKEAKRILEKSEEASVLRNIPALSAKAIFDAAKEGDALALRSVDQLGRYLGIALSHVSAVVDPQAFVIGGGVSKAGDMLTEVIRKHYEQNVMLALKGKEFKLALLGNDAGIYGSAKLILGK; encoded by the coding sequence ATGGGAAGCATTTGCTTTGGTATTGACATCGGAGGAACCTCCGTAAAACTTGGTCTGTTTACACAGGAGGGAGAACTTCTGGATAACTGGGAGATACCTACCAGAAAAGAGGACAAGGGAAGTTTTATTTTACAGGATGTTGCGGCATCTGTTGAAGCTAAGATCAAAGAGAAATCTTTAAATAAAGAAGATATTGTAGGAATTGGTATTGGTGTACCGGGACCAGTTACAGAAGACGGAACTGTAGTACAATGCGTAAATTTAGGATGGGGAACTTTTAATGTTGCCAATGAAATGAAGGCATTAACCGGTTTTGAGACAAAAGTCGGAAATGATGCGAATGTTGCAGCTTTAGGTGAGATGTGGCAGGGCGGCGGAAAAGGATACAAGAATATAATAATGGTAACCCTTGGAACCGGCGTTGGCGGCGGTGTAATCCTGGACGGAAATATCCTGACAGGAAGTAACGGAGCAGCAGGAGAAATTGGGCATATCACCGTAAGTTATGATGAAACAGAAAGCTGTAACTGCACCAAACACGGCTGTTTGGAGCAGTTCGCCTCTGCAACCGGCATCGTAAAAGAAGCCAAGAGAATCCTTGAGAAGTCAGAGGAAGCTTCTGTGTTAAGAAATATTCCAGCTCTCTCTGCAAAAGCAATTTTTGATGCAGCAAAAGAAGGAGATGCTTTAGCGCTCCGTTCCGTTGACCAGTTAGGAAGATATCTGGGAATTGCACTATCCCATGTTTCGGCGGTGGTAGATCCTCAGGCCTTTGTTATCGGAGGCGGCGTTTCCAAAGCCGGTGACATGCTTACAGAAGTGATCAGGAAGCACTATGAGCAGAATGTTATGCTTGCCCTTAAGGGAAAAGAATTTAAGCTGGCGCTGCTTGGAAATGATGCCGGAATATACGGAAGTGCCAAGCTGATTCTTGGAAAATAA
- a CDS encoding DNA polymerase III subunit alpha, giving the protein MSFTHLHLHTEYSLLDGSGKIKEMVARVKELGMDSMAITDHGVMYGVIDFYKACLAEGIKPIIGCEVYVAPGSRLDREAGASDERYYHLILLAENNTGYQNLMKIVSTGFLEGFYYRPRVDHEILKQHSEGLIALSACLAGEVANYIRKGFYEEGKRAALDYQEIFGEGNFFLELQDHGITEQADVNQGLLRMNKETGIPLVATNDVHYTMESDAQAHDILLCIQTQKKVSDENRMRYEGGQYFIKSEDEMKRLFPYALEALENTYKIGQRCNVNIEFGEYKLPKFDVPAGYTALEYLKKLCYEGLVERYPTNYEELLERLNYEIDTIENMGFVDYFLIVGDFIKYARDNDISVGPGRGSAAGSIVSYSLGITNIDPIKYSLLFERFLNPERLTMPDIDIDFCYERRQEVIDYVVRKYGKDRVVQIVTFGTMAARAVIRDVGRAMDLGYARVDTVAKMIPMELGITIGRALEINRELKNLYDSDEEIRYLLDMSLRLEGLPRHTSMHAAGVVISKAPVVEYVPVSRASDESVTTQFTMTTLEELGLLKMDFLGLRTLTVIQNAVRLINKKRKNGEILDIEKVDYDDSAVYAMIASGKTDGVFQLESSGMKSFMKELKPRNMEDIIAGISLYRPGPMDFIPKYIKGKNNEDNISYECSQLESILSPTYGCIVYQEQVMQIVRELAGYSFGRSDLVRRAMSKKKASVMEKERKNFVYGNEEEGVPGCISNGIAEEVANHIFDEMTDFAKYAFNKSHAAAYAVVSYQTAYLKCYYPVEFMAALLTSVMDNAGKVSEYIFTCRQMGIKILPPDINEGDAAFSVSDGSIRYGLSAIKGLGRPVIDSVVKIREQGGAFTSLKDFAERLSGKEVNKRTVESFIKSGAFDSLPGTRKQQMMMYVQILDEVAQSKKRNLTGQLSLFDFADEEDKQEMEISFPNIGEYSKEQLLALEKEVMGIYVSGHPLESYEELLKKNVTHNTLDFALDEETGETKVNDGEMAVVGGIISVKTVKTTRNNSMMAFITLEDMAGAVEVILFPKDYEKYKAYLSEDSKILVKGKITVEEEKAAKIICQEVIPFDHNPKEVWIKYKDKESFVQDEQSLYEILRQYDGNDQVKIYLECEKAIKQLPKSKSIKAENVLLTKLREIYGEPNVKVVEMSIEKARKKG; this is encoded by the coding sequence ATGAGCTTTACCCATTTACATTTACATACAGAATACAGTCTTCTGGATGGCTCGGGCAAGATAAAAGAAATGGTTGCCAGAGTGAAGGAGCTGGGCATGGACAGTATGGCAATTACTGACCACGGTGTTATGTATGGAGTCATTGATTTTTATAAAGCCTGCCTGGCGGAAGGAATAAAGCCGATTATCGGTTGTGAGGTCTATGTAGCTCCCGGTTCCCGCTTGGACAGGGAAGCAGGTGCATCTGACGAAAGATATTATCATTTGATCCTGCTGGCAGAAAACAATACAGGTTACCAGAACCTTATGAAAATAGTATCTACCGGTTTTTTGGAAGGCTTTTATTACAGGCCCAGGGTAGATCATGAAATATTAAAACAACACAGTGAAGGACTGATTGCCCTTAGTGCCTGTTTGGCCGGAGAAGTGGCTAATTATATCCGTAAGGGTTTCTATGAAGAAGGAAAAAGGGCAGCCCTTGATTATCAGGAAATCTTTGGGGAAGGAAACTTCTTTTTGGAACTTCAGGATCATGGAATAACAGAACAGGCGGATGTGAACCAGGGTTTACTGCGTATGAACAAAGAGACCGGGATACCCCTGGTTGCTACCAACGATGTTCATTATACCATGGAAAGTGATGCCCAGGCACATGATATCCTCTTGTGTATTCAGACACAGAAGAAAGTATCTGATGAAAATCGTATGAGGTATGAAGGCGGACAATACTTTATCAAATCAGAAGATGAGATGAAACGCCTTTTTCCTTATGCACTGGAAGCTCTTGAGAACACCTACAAAATTGGACAAAGATGTAATGTAAACATAGAATTCGGTGAATACAAGCTTCCTAAATTCGATGTTCCTGCAGGCTATACGGCTCTGGAATATTTAAAGAAGCTCTGTTATGAGGGATTGGTGGAGAGATATCCAACCAATTATGAAGAACTTCTGGAAAGATTGAATTATGAGATAGACACCATTGAAAACATGGGTTTTGTGGACTACTTCCTTATCGTTGGAGATTTTATCAAATATGCAAGAGATAATGACATTAGTGTAGGACCCGGCAGAGGAAGTGCCGCCGGCAGTATTGTATCCTATTCTCTTGGTATAACCAATATCGATCCGATTAAGTACAGCCTACTTTTTGAGCGGTTCTTAAATCCTGAAAGACTTACCATGCCTGATATCGATATTGACTTCTGTTATGAACGCCGGCAGGAGGTAATCGACTATGTTGTCAGAAAATACGGTAAAGACAGGGTAGTGCAGATTGTTACCTTTGGAACCATGGCGGCCAGAGCGGTAATTCGTGATGTTGGACGTGCAATGGACCTGGGTTATGCCAGAGTAGATACCGTTGCCAAGATGATTCCTATGGAGCTTGGGATAACCATAGGAAGGGCATTGGAAATCAACAGAGAGCTTAAGAACTTATATGATTCAGATGAGGAAATCAGATATCTTCTTGATATGTCCCTGCGTTTGGAAGGACTTCCAAGACACACCTCCATGCATGCAGCAGGAGTAGTAATCAGTAAGGCTCCGGTGGTGGAATATGTTCCGGTTTCCAGAGCCTCTGATGAATCCGTAACCACGCAGTTTACCATGACGACCCTTGAGGAGCTGGGACTGCTAAAGATGGATTTCCTTGGGCTACGTACCCTTACGGTAATACAGAATGCAGTCAGGCTTATTAATAAAAAACGCAAAAACGGAGAAATCCTGGATATTGAAAAAGTAGATTACGATGATTCGGCTGTATATGCCATGATAGCTTCCGGAAAGACAGACGGAGTATTCCAGTTGGAAAGTTCGGGCATGAAGAGCTTTATGAAGGAACTTAAGCCAAGAAACATGGAGGATATCATAGCCGGAATCTCCCTTTACCGCCCGGGACCAATGGACTTCATCCCGAAATACATTAAAGGAAAGAATAATGAGGACAACATCTCCTATGAATGCTCCCAGCTGGAATCAATTCTTTCACCTACCTATGGCTGTATCGTATACCAGGAGCAGGTAATGCAGATTGTACGTGAGCTGGCAGGTTATAGCTTTGGACGAAGCGATCTGGTACGCCGAGCCATGTCTAAGAAAAAGGCCTCTGTAATGGAGAAGGAAAGGAAGAACTTCGTTTACGGTAATGAAGAAGAGGGTGTACCCGGCTGTATTAGCAATGGGATTGCAGAAGAGGTAGCAAATCATATCTTTGATGAAATGACCGACTTTGCGAAATACGCCTTTAATAAGTCACATGCAGCAGCTTATGCAGTAGTATCTTATCAGACTGCTTACCTTAAATGCTATTATCCCGTGGAATTTATGGCTGCCTTATTAACCTCCGTTATGGACAATGCGGGAAAGGTCTCCGAGTATATCTTTACCTGCAGGCAGATGGGGATAAAGATACTTCCTCCGGATATCAATGAAGGCGATGCAGCTTTTTCTGTATCAGACGGTTCCATACGATATGGTCTGTCCGCTATAAAGGGCCTTGGAAGACCCGTAATTGACAGTGTAGTTAAGATAAGGGAGCAGGGAGGAGCCTTTACCTCCTTAAAAGACTTTGCAGAGAGGTTATCAGGCAAGGAAGTGAACAAAAGAACAGTAGAAAGCTTTATCAAATCCGGTGCTTTTGACAGCCTTCCCGGAACCAGGAAGCAGCAGATGATGATGTATGTACAGATTCTGGATGAAGTAGCACAGAGTAAGAAGAGGAACCTGACCGGTCAGTTAAGCCTCTTTGATTTTGCTGATGAAGAGGATAAACAGGAAATGGAGATTAGCTTTCCTAATATTGGTGAATACTCAAAAGAACAGCTGCTTGCCTTGGAGAAAGAGGTCATGGGAATCTACGTAAGCGGTCATCCCCTCGAAAGTTATGAGGAGCTGCTTAAGAAGAATGTTACCCATAACACCCTGGATTTTGCATTGGATGAAGAAACGGGAGAGACCAAAGTAAACGATGGTGAGATGGCAGTGGTTGGTGGTATCATATCCGTTAAGACTGTAAAAACCACCAGAAATAATTCCATGATGGCTTTTATAACCTTGGAGGATATGGCAGGAGCCGTGGAAGTAATCCTGTTTCCCAAGGATTATGAGAAGTATAAAGCTTATTTGTCTGAAGACAGCAAAATCCTTGTAAAAGGAAAAATTACCGTGGAAGAGGAGAAAGCGGCAAAGATAATCTGCCAGGAAGTAATCCCTTTTGATCATAACCCCAAGGAGGTCTGGATAAAGTATAAAGATAAAGAAAGTTTTGTACAAGATGAACAAAGTCTGTATGAAATTTTAAGACAATATGATGGTAACGATCAAGTAAAGATTTATCTGGAATGTGAAAAAGCAATAAAACAGTTACCAAAATCAAAAAGTATTAAGGCAGAAAATGTGCTGCTGACAAAATTGCGGGAAATCTACGGAGAACCCAATGTTAAAGTAGTAGAAATGAGTATTGAAAAAGCCAGAAAAAAGGGTTAA
- the rapZ gene encoding RNase adapter RapZ, translating to MRLVIVTGMSGAGKSSALKMLEDAGYFCVDNLPIQLIFKFVQITFNGSEKFDKVALGVDIRSGQALEELDDVLNEIQKANYPYEILFLDAGDEVLVKRYKETRRIHPLSGGGRVEQGIETERKKLEFIKKKADIIIDTSQLLIRELKSQIDKIYTLNEQYHNFYVTILSFGFKYGIPMDSDLVFDVRFLPNPFYDAVLKPQTGNDKPVRDYVMSSPQAIEFLDKLNDMIAFLIPNYIIEGKNQLVISIGCTGGKHRSVTLANELYARLSELQYGLKVEHRDIEKDARR from the coding sequence ATGAGACTAGTTATCGTAACTGGAATGTCAGGGGCGGGTAAGAGTTCGGCCCTTAAGATGTTAGAGGATGCAGGCTATTTCTGTGTTGACAACCTGCCCATCCAATTAATATTTAAGTTCGTCCAGATTACATTTAACGGCAGTGAGAAATTCGATAAGGTTGCTCTGGGAGTTGACATTCGAAGCGGACAAGCTCTGGAAGAACTGGATGACGTATTAAATGAGATACAAAAAGCAAACTACCCTTATGAGATCCTCTTCCTGGATGCAGGGGACGAGGTTCTGGTTAAGCGTTATAAGGAGACCAGAAGAATTCATCCATTATCCGGCGGCGGAAGAGTTGAACAGGGTATTGAAACCGAGAGGAAGAAGCTTGAATTCATAAAAAAGAAAGCTGACATTATCATCGATACCAGCCAGCTCCTGATAAGAGAACTTAAGAGCCAGATTGATAAGATCTATACTCTCAATGAGCAATATCATAATTTTTATGTGACCATACTATCCTTTGGCTTTAAGTATGGAATACCAATGGATTCGGATCTGGTGTTTGATGTAAGGTTTCTGCCGAATCCCTTTTATGATGCTGTGTTGAAACCTCAGACAGGCAACGATAAACCGGTCAGGGATTATGTTATGAGTTCACCTCAGGCAATAGAATTTCTTGACAAATTAAATGATATGATTGCCTTTTTGATACCCAACTACATTATTGAAGGAAAGAACCAGCTGGTAATCAGTATAGGCTGTACAGGCGGAAAACACCGTTCAGTTACCCTGGCCAATGAACTGTATGCGAGACTGTCAGAGCTGCAATATGGTCTGAAGGTTGAGCACAGGGACATTGAGAAGGATGCAAGGAGATAA
- the whiA gene encoding DNA-binding protein WhiA → MSFSKDVKDELSRQLNPARHCMIAEIAAVISLCGRVLISDKDCITLKIHTENITVARKYFTLIKKTFNINTEISIRQNAYLKMSKMYTLSIADHNNAVKILKATKLMNDSLEIYENLSAVSNLVIQNACCKRAFIRGAFLAAGSMSDPEKTYHFEIVAPNEDKAVQIRDIINTFDIDAKIVTRKKYYVVYVKEGSQIVDLLNIMEAHVALMNLENVRILKEMRNSINRQVNCEAANINKTVMAASKQLEDIRYLKDTIGLGELTEGLEEIALLRLEYPEVSLKELGALLNPPIGKSGVNHRLRKLSILADNLREQKEEVNYGIEENID, encoded by the coding sequence ATGTCATTTTCAAAAGATGTGAAGGATGAACTGTCGAGGCAGTTAAATCCTGCCAGACATTGTATGATTGCTGAGATTGCAGCAGTTATCAGCCTGTGCGGACGGGTGCTTATCAGTGATAAGGATTGCATTACACTTAAAATTCATACGGAAAACATAACCGTAGCAAGAAAATACTTTACATTAATTAAGAAAACCTTTAATATAAATACAGAAATTTCAATCAGGCAGAATGCTTATCTTAAGATGAGCAAGATGTATACCTTAAGTATTGCTGATCATAATAATGCGGTTAAGATTTTAAAGGCCACAAAATTAATGAATGATTCCCTGGAAATTTATGAGAACCTGTCTGCGGTCAGCAATCTGGTAATACAGAATGCCTGCTGTAAAAGAGCTTTTATCAGAGGGGCCTTTTTGGCAGCCGGTTCAATGAGCGATCCGGAAAAGACCTATCATTTTGAAATTGTTGCGCCAAATGAGGATAAAGCAGTACAAATTAGGGATATTATAAATACCTTTGATATAGACGCCAAAATCGTAACCCGTAAAAAGTATTATGTAGTATATGTAAAAGAAGGCTCACAAATAGTGGATCTTTTAAATATTATGGAAGCCCATGTGGCACTCATGAATCTTGAAAATGTACGTATACTAAAAGAGATGCGAAACTCAATAAACCGACAGGTCAATTGTGAGGCGGCCAATATAAACAAAACTGTTATGGCAGCGTCCAAACAGCTGGAAGATATCAGGTATCTTAAAGATACCATAGGATTAGGGGAGTTGACGGAAGGGCTGGAGGAGATAGCATTACTCCGGTTGGAATACCCGGAAGTCTCCTTAAAAGAACTGGGAGCGTTGCTTAATCCGCCTATAGGTAAGTCAGGTGTGAACCATAGATTGAGGAAACTAAGTATTTTAGCTGATAACTTAAGGGAACAAAAGGAGGAAGTAAATTATGGTATCGAAGAAAATATTGATTAA
- a CDS encoding polysaccharide deacetylase family protein translates to MKGQKRRYNKAVLLTVEAVLICIIVIGYFVFINNRNDTKNNTGNNVNTGQNSSGNEKPSATKDPSPTAEPVKTEEEKLEEQAKQILEQADLYALQYDYDKAIKLIQDFDNYSQVKILTDAIAGYENTKSTLKPLGAYDSADQISHIFVHILVADTSKAFDGDYKQKGYNYYMTTIAEFNEMLQQLYDQGYVLVKIHDVASKVKKDDGTETFEVGDIMLPPDKKPIVISQDDVNYYEYMTGDGFARRIVLDKENNPTTEMVMEDGSVRIGDYDMVPLIEKFVKEHPDFSYRGAKGIVALTGYEGALGYRTNDASSPTYEEDKETVKNIVKVMKEKGWEFASHSYGHRDMGKATYNFTVKDTDRWEKEVGSLIGPTDIYIFPYGIDIETTMGHYSSDKFEYLKKSGFDYFCGVFKSPWIQVQKDYVRMTRRPVDGQAMLEFPDRLKDLFDLSTIIDAARPEWEK, encoded by the coding sequence ATGAAGGGGCAAAAAAGGAGATATAATAAAGCAGTCTTGCTTACGGTGGAAGCAGTATTGATTTGTATTATTGTGATTGGTTATTTTGTATTTATAAATAATCGTAACGATACCAAAAATAATACAGGCAATAACGTAAATACCGGACAGAACTCATCGGGAAACGAAAAACCCTCCGCTACAAAAGATCCAAGCCCTACTGCAGAACCTGTAAAAACAGAAGAGGAAAAACTGGAGGAACAGGCAAAGCAGATACTTGAGCAGGCTGATTTATATGCCCTGCAATATGATTATGATAAAGCTATCAAATTAATCCAGGACTTTGATAATTATAGCCAGGTGAAGATATTAACGGATGCAATTGCAGGTTATGAGAATACCAAAAGTACTCTGAAACCACTTGGAGCATACGATTCTGCTGATCAGATCAGTCATATCTTTGTTCATATCCTGGTTGCTGATACAAGCAAGGCATTTGATGGTGATTATAAGCAAAAAGGTTATAATTATTATATGACCACCATAGCAGAATTTAATGAGATGCTGCAGCAGCTGTATGACCAGGGGTATGTGCTGGTCAAGATTCATGACGTGGCTTCCAAAGTGAAAAAGGATGACGGTACAGAAACCTTTGAAGTGGGAGATATTATGCTTCCGCCGGATAAGAAGCCTATTGTCATATCCCAGGATGATGTGAACTATTACGAATACATGACCGGTGACGGTTTTGCAAGAAGGATAGTACTGGATAAAGAGAATAATCCTACTACAGAAATGGTAATGGAGGACGGCAGTGTTCGTATCGGTGATTATGATATGGTACCTCTTATTGAGAAATTCGTAAAAGAACATCCGGACTTTTCTTACAGAGGTGCAAAAGGTATCGTTGCCCTGACAGGATATGAAGGTGCCTTGGGTTATCGTACCAATGATGCTTCTTCACCAACTTATGAAGAGGATAAAGAGACTGTTAAGAATATTGTAAAGGTTATGAAGGAAAAGGGCTGGGAGTTTGCTTCCCATAGCTATGGACACAGGGATATGGGAAAAGCCACTTATAATTTTACAGTGAAAGATACCGACCGCTGGGAGAAAGAAGTTGGCAGTCTTATAGGACCGACAGATATCTATATATTCCCTTACGGCATAGACATCGAAACCACCATGGGGCATTACAGCAGTGATAAATTTGAATATCTAAAGAAATCCGGGTTCGACTATTTCTGCGGAGTATTCAAATCACCCTGGATTCAGGTTCAAAAAGATTATGTAAGAATGACCAGAAGACCTGTGGATGGGCAGGCTATGTTAGAATTTCCAGACAGGTTAAAAGATTTATTTGATTTAAGTACCATTATAGACGCAGCAAGACCTGAATGGGAAAAATAA
- a CDS encoding HPr family phosphocarrier protein, whose product MVSKKILIKIPTGLEARPVALLVQVASQYESSIYVECEEKKVNAKSIMGMMSLGLAAGEEVTVTAEGTDEEVAMENIEKYLSSK is encoded by the coding sequence ATGGTATCGAAGAAAATATTGATTAAGATTCCAACAGGGTTGGAGGCTAGACCGGTTGCATTATTAGTGCAGGTAGCCAGTCAATATGAGAGCAGTATCTATGTGGAATGTGAGGAGAAAAAGGTTAATGCCAAGAGCATCATGGGGATGATGAGTCTTGGACTTGCTGCAGGGGAAGAGGTTACCGTTACAGCTGAAGGTACTGACGAAGAAGTGGCGATGGAGAATATTGAAAAATACTTAAGCAGTAAGTAA